The proteins below are encoded in one region of Flavobacterium sp. IMCC34852:
- the nhaA gene encoding Na+/H+ antiporter NhaA translates to MRITKLFKDFFESERAGGFVLIACTLLSLLLTNSFLSENYSAIWHFKIGHHSFEHWINDGLMTIFFLLIGLELEREIYAGELSNIKNALLPIFAAIGGMLVPAGLYLFLNYGTETQSGAGIPMATDIAFALGILSLLGNRVPVSLKVFLTALAVIDDLGAILIIAIFYTKNLVWSNLLMSLGIFVFLLVLNRLKVRNLIPYLTLGVVMWYFMLNSGVHATITGVLLAFAIPFGNGNTKSTSYILQHFLHKPVAFVILPLFALANTAIVLNSDWHYALSHNYTLGIALGLIIGKPIGIWLFSFLAVKLKLSHLPSDLNWKSIFGVSFLGGIGFTMSIFITLLAFSDAEHINNAKIMILISSLIAGILGLLYLKASLKKS, encoded by the coding sequence ATGAGAATTACCAAACTATTCAAAGATTTTTTTGAAAGCGAAAGAGCTGGCGGATTTGTACTGATAGCTTGTACGCTACTTTCACTGTTACTTACTAACTCATTTTTGAGCGAAAACTATTCAGCCATTTGGCATTTTAAAATCGGGCATCATTCCTTTGAACACTGGATCAATGACGGCTTAATGACCATTTTCTTTTTGCTGATTGGATTAGAATTAGAGAGAGAAATTTATGCCGGTGAATTGTCGAATATCAAAAATGCTTTACTGCCCATTTTTGCAGCGATTGGTGGTATGTTAGTGCCAGCTGGCCTCTATTTGTTTCTGAATTATGGCACCGAAACCCAATCGGGTGCCGGAATTCCTATGGCTACCGATATTGCTTTTGCTCTGGGAATTCTGTCTTTACTGGGAAACCGAGTGCCTGTTTCGCTAAAAGTCTTTTTAACCGCACTCGCTGTAATCGATGATTTAGGTGCTATTTTAATTATTGCTATTTTTTACACCAAAAATTTAGTCTGGAGTAATTTACTGATGTCTTTAGGCATCTTTGTTTTCTTATTGGTTTTAAACCGACTTAAAGTCCGCAACCTCATTCCATATCTGACTTTGGGTGTTGTTATGTGGTATTTCATGCTGAATTCGGGTGTGCATGCTACCATTACCGGTGTTTTATTGGCTTTTGCCATACCATTCGGAAACGGAAATACAAAATCAACTTCCTATATCTTACAGCACTTTCTTCACAAACCGGTTGCGTTTGTTATCTTACCGCTTTTTGCTTTGGCCAATACTGCTATTGTCTTGAATTCTGATTGGCATTATGCCTTGAGTCACAATTATACGCTGGGGATTGCCCTCGGACTAATTATCGGCAAACCGATAGGCATTTGGTTGTTCAGCTTTTTAGCCGTAAAATTGAAACTAAGCCATCTGCCATCCGACTTAAACTGGAAATCCATTTTTGGTGTGAGCTTTTTAGGCGGTATCGGATTTACCATGTCTATTTTTATCACGCTACTCGCCTTTTCAGATGCGGAACATATCAACAATGCTAAAATTATGATTCTGATTTCTTCCTTAATCGCCGGAATTCTTGGATTACTCTATTTGAAAGCAAGCTTAAAAAAATCGTAA
- a CDS encoding OmpA family protein — protein MKNKIIYLVLLTFATVSGYSQGGRTEVKGNKEYDKYAYIDAIKTYERIYEKGYKSPDMILKIGNAYYFNAELEKANKWYSELYTTNPEQEAEFYYRFAQTLRAVKDYPKADAMMAKFNDKSGNDTRAKLFNKKKDYLAEIKKNSGRYKIENAGINSKYSDYGPAYMGTKVIFTSARDTGNFSKRIHTWTGQYFTNLYSSALSEDGSLSGVDKFGKKINTKYHEDTPAFTKDGKTVYFTRNNYLDGRGFDANKVTLLKIYKANLDDEGKWINITPLNFNSDSYQAAHPALSPDEKTLYFASDMPGTRGQSDLYRVKINEDGSLGTPENLGDAINSEGRETYPFISSDNELYFASDGQPGLGGLDIFVTRIPKDGSLNFKQVLNIGEEGNSPKDDFGFIIDFKSKRGFLSSNRDGGQGSDDIYKFLETRPIFCDQILHGVITDEDTKAVLPNTKLVLMDEKFNKVKETVSDAEGKYEFTEVECGAKYYVNASLEDYETKEVPVIIGTESGKTELNIELKTKTCRVKVGDDLADCFKINIIYFDLDKWNIRPDAAVDLAKLLDVLNQNPTMKINIRSHTDSRASHAYNEKLSDRRAKSTRDWLIKNGIAADRLTSEGLGETELVNKCADGVKCSEEEHQLNRRSEFIITSL, from the coding sequence ATGAAAAATAAAATTATATATTTAGTACTATTGACTTTCGCTACTGTGAGCGGATATTCTCAAGGTGGAAGAACAGAGGTAAAAGGAAATAAGGAGTATGATAAATACGCTTATATTGATGCCATCAAAACTTATGAACGCATCTATGAAAAAGGGTATAAATCTCCCGATATGATACTCAAAATCGGTAACGCTTACTATTTTAATGCCGAATTAGAAAAAGCAAACAAATGGTATAGTGAACTATACACCACTAACCCTGAGCAAGAAGCAGAATTTTACTATCGTTTTGCCCAAACATTGAGAGCCGTTAAAGACTATCCCAAAGCGGATGCCATGATGGCCAAATTCAATGACAAAAGCGGTAACGACACCAGAGCCAAATTGTTCAACAAAAAGAAAGACTATTTAGCCGAAATCAAAAAGAATTCCGGTCGATATAAAATAGAAAATGCCGGAATCAACTCAAAGTACTCAGATTACGGACCGGCTTACATGGGAACCAAAGTAATTTTTACTTCGGCTCGTGATACCGGAAACTTCTCGAAAAGAATTCACACTTGGACCGGTCAGTACTTTACTAACCTTTACAGTTCAGCTCTAAGCGAAGACGGTTCTTTGAGCGGTGTAGATAAATTTGGTAAAAAAATCAATACCAAATACCACGAAGACACGCCGGCTTTTACCAAAGACGGAAAAACGGTTTATTTTACCAGAAATAACTATTTAGACGGAAGAGGTTTTGATGCTAACAAAGTAACTTTACTAAAAATTTACAAAGCCAATTTAGATGATGAAGGTAAATGGATAAATATTACACCTTTAAATTTTAACAGTGATAGCTATCAAGCGGCGCATCCTGCCCTATCTCCGGATGAAAAAACATTGTACTTTGCCTCAGACATGCCGGGAACTCGCGGACAATCTGACCTTTACAGAGTAAAAATTAACGAAGACGGAAGTTTAGGAACACCAGAAAATCTTGGCGATGCCATCAACTCTGAAGGTAGAGAAACTTATCCTTTTATCTCCAGTGATAATGAATTGTACTTTGCTTCAGACGGACAACCGGGCTTAGGTGGTTTGGATATATTTGTTACCAGAATCCCTAAAGACGGTAGTCTTAACTTCAAACAAGTTTTAAACATCGGTGAAGAAGGAAACAGTCCTAAAGACGATTTTGGTTTTATCATTGACTTTAAAAGCAAAAGAGGTTTCTTGAGTTCTAACAGAGATGGTGGACAAGGAAGTGATGACATCTATAAATTCTTAGAAACTCGTCCTATTTTCTGTGACCAAATTTTACATGGAGTAATCACCGATGAAGATACCAAAGCTGTATTACCCAATACTAAATTGGTGTTGATGGATGAAAAATTCAACAAAGTAAAAGAAACCGTTTCTGATGCTGAAGGTAAATATGAATTCACCGAAGTAGAATGCGGTGCCAAATACTATGTTAACGCTTCTCTTGAAGATTATGAAACCAAAGAAGTACCGGTAATCATTGGTACTGAATCAGGAAAAACGGAGTTGAACATTGAACTTAAAACTAAAACTTGTCGCGTGAAAGTTGGTGACGATTTAGCCGATTGTTTCAAAATTAACATCATCTATTTCGACTTAGACAAATGGAATATCCGTCCGGATGCTGCTGTGGATTTAGCTAAATTGTTAGACGTATTGAACCAAAACCCAACGATGAAAATCAATATCCGTTCACACACTGACAGCCGTGCTTCACATGCCTACAACGAAAAACTATCTGACCGTAGAGCAAAATCTACCAGAGATTGGTTGATCAAAAACGGTATTGCTGCCGATCGTTTAACTTCTGAAGGTTTGGGAGAAACAGAATTGGTTAACAAATGTGCCGATGGTGTTAAATGTTCTGAAGAAGAGCACCAATTAAACAGAAGAAGTGAATTTATCATCACAAGTCTATAA
- a CDS encoding PorP/SprF family type IX secretion system membrane protein — protein MRTKILIFALMLTCYTGFAQQDAQYTQYMYNTININPAYAGSRGVMSIFGLHRTQWVGLDGAPTTNAFSINTPINNSNLGVGVSVVSDKIGPTKDNTISADLSYTIQTSDEYKLSFGIKASGNIFNLDVNQLNPADAGDPNLQNFDNEFSPNFGAGIYLHSDKLYFGLSVPNFLQDSKYNDNEVAVFQERMNFYAIGGYVFDISPSVKFKPAFLTKLVTGSPLQVDASANFLFFDKLMLGGAYRWDAAVSALAGFQVTDGLFIGYSYDMETTELRNYNSGSHEVFIRFELFNKVSKLVSPRFF, from the coding sequence ATGAGAACAAAAATTTTAATTTTCGCTTTGATGTTAACGTGTTATACCGGTTTTGCTCAGCAAGACGCACAGTATACCCAATACATGTATAACACCATCAATATCAATCCAGCCTATGCAGGATCTAGAGGAGTTATGAGTATTTTCGGATTACATCGTACCCAATGGGTAGGATTAGACGGAGCGCCAACAACAAACGCTTTTTCCATCAATACTCCGATTAACAACAGCAATTTAGGCGTAGGAGTATCTGTCGTAAGTGACAAAATCGGACCTACTAAAGACAATACCATTTCAGCAGATTTGTCATATACGATTCAAACCTCTGACGAATATAAATTATCTTTTGGTATCAAAGCCAGCGGTAATATATTTAATTTAGATGTGAATCAATTAAATCCTGCCGATGCAGGCGATCCGAACCTACAAAATTTTGACAATGAATTTTCGCCAAACTTTGGAGCGGGTATTTATTTACATTCTGATAAATTGTACTTTGGTCTTTCGGTTCCTAACTTTTTACAAGATTCAAAATACAACGACAATGAAGTAGCGGTATTTCAGGAGAGAATGAATTTTTATGCGATTGGAGGTTATGTCTTTGACATTTCTCCTTCTGTTAAATTCAAACCCGCTTTCTTGACTAAATTAGTTACCGGTTCACCTTTACAAGTAGATGCTTCAGCTAATTTCTTATTCTTTGATAAGTTGATGCTTGGCGGTGCCTACCGTTGGGATGCTGCCGTAAGTGCCTTGGCCGGTTTTCAGGTTACTGATGGTCTTTTTATTGGCTATAGTTACGATATGGAAACAACTGAATTAAGAAATTATAACTCCGGTTCACACGAGGTATTTATTCGTTTCGAGTTGTTCAATAAAGTTAGTAAATTGGTATCACCTAGATTCTTCTAA